One window of Flavobacteriales bacterium genomic DNA carries:
- the gldC gene encoding gliding motility protein GldC, whose protein sequence is MADTSKIKISVQLDENKVPERIQWEADDHDAGGDCKAVLLSLWDEKELNTMRIDLWTKEMTTDEMKAFFHQNILTLADTFERATNENKMAAQMRDFAGYFSEHMLPDLGKK, encoded by the coding sequence ATGGCTGATACATCCAAGATCAAGATCTCGGTCCAGCTGGACGAGAACAAGGTACCTGAGCGCATCCAATGGGAGGCGGACGACCACGACGCGGGAGGGGACTGCAAAGCAGTGCTTCTTTCGCTATGGGACGAGAAGGAGCTCAATACCATGCGCATCGACCTGTGGACGAAGGAGATGACCACTGACGAGATGAAGGCCTTCTTCCACCAGAACATCCTCACGCTTGCCGACACCTTCGAGCGGGCCACCAACGAGAACAAAATGGCGGCGCAGATGCGCGATTTCGCGGGCTATTTCTCCGAGCACATGTTGCCGGATCTGGGTAAGAAGTAG
- the nadE gene encoding NAD(+) synthase, producing the protein MNAERTIDHITDWLRDYCTANKQRGFVIGISGGIDSAVTSTLCARTGLPLLCVEMPIHQSENQVQRALDHIAWLHERYPDVSMERVQLTPVFDALVKELRSHEDPALLSLSLANTRARLRMTTLYYFASIEHLLVAGTGNKVEDFGVGFYTKYGDGGVDLSPIADLTKTEVFALAKALGIIESIQQAKPTDGLFGDDRSDEDQLGASYPELEWAMALRDAGASVNAEELTERQRQVLAIYDRLHAVNAHKWRPIPVCVIPEGLRG; encoded by the coding sequence CTGAACGCGGAACGCACCATCGACCACATCACGGACTGGCTGCGTGATTACTGCACGGCCAACAAGCAGCGCGGCTTTGTCATCGGTATCAGCGGCGGCATCGACAGTGCGGTCACCAGTACGCTTTGCGCACGCACGGGCCTGCCGCTGCTCTGCGTGGAGATGCCGATCCATCAGTCGGAAAACCAGGTGCAGCGGGCGCTTGACCACATCGCATGGCTGCATGAACGGTATCCGGATGTTTCCATGGAACGTGTGCAGCTCACGCCGGTCTTTGATGCACTGGTGAAGGAACTGCGCTCGCACGAGGATCCGGCCTTGCTCTCCCTTTCGCTCGCGAACACCCGCGCCCGCTTGCGCATGACCACGCTCTACTACTTCGCTAGCATCGAACACCTTCTTGTAGCCGGCACAGGCAACAAGGTGGAGGACTTCGGCGTGGGCTTCTACACCAAATACGGCGATGGCGGCGTCGATCTTTCACCCATCGCGGACCTCACCAAGACCGAGGTTTTCGCCCTGGCCAAGGCCCTCGGCATTATCGAAAGCATCCAGCAGGCCAAGCCGACCGACGGCCTCTTCGGCGACGACCGCAGCGACGAGGACCAATTAGGCGCGAGCTATCCGGAACTGGAATGGGCCATGGCGCTGCGCGATGCGGGTGCTTCAGTGAACGCGGAGGAACTCACCGAACGCCAGCGCCAAGTACTCGCTATCTATGATCGGCTGCACGCGGTAAATGCGCACAAATGGCGGCCGATACCGGTTTGTGTGATACCGGAGGGGTTGCGGGGGTAG
- a CDS encoding alpha/beta fold hydrolase, protein MAQEMKEAGEFRYIDVGEGPPLLFLHGLFGALSNFEETIAHFSGRYRVLMPMLPLYSLPVLNTNVKALAEFLRRFIRHLDLSGINLLGNSLGGHVALVYASTHPETVRSLTLTGSSGLYENAFGGGFPRREDKEFIRKKVAVTFYDPKFATDELVDECFVTVNDRAKLIRILSLAKSAIRHNMAAELPKLKMPVCLIWGKQDQITPPHVAEEFHELIPKNELFWIDRCGHAAMMERPAEFNAILDGWLGKTLTT, encoded by the coding sequence ATGGCGCAAGAGATGAAGGAGGCGGGGGAATTCCGGTACATCGACGTGGGCGAAGGCCCTCCATTGCTGTTCCTGCACGGTCTTTTCGGTGCGCTCAGCAACTTCGAGGAGACCATTGCACACTTCTCGGGCCGCTACCGGGTGTTGATGCCGATGCTCCCGCTCTATTCCTTGCCGGTACTCAATACCAATGTGAAGGCCCTGGCGGAATTTCTCCGGCGCTTCATCCGGCACCTCGACCTTTCGGGGATCAACCTCCTGGGAAATTCGTTGGGTGGCCATGTGGCCTTGGTCTATGCCAGCACGCACCCGGAAACCGTACGCTCATTGACCCTCACCGGCAGCAGTGGTCTATATGAGAATGCCTTCGGCGGCGGCTTCCCGCGCCGCGAGGACAAGGAGTTCATCCGCAAGAAAGTCGCCGTGACCTTCTACGACCCCAAGTTCGCGACGGACGAGCTGGTGGACGAATGCTTTGTGACGGTGAACGACCGCGCGAAATTGATCCGCATCCTATCATTGGCCAAGAGCGCGATCCGCCACAACATGGCCGCAGAGCTACCGAAATTGAAGATGCCCGTCTGCCTCATCTGGGGCAAGCAGGATCAGATAACCCCGCCGCACGTGGCCGAGGAATTCCACGAATTGATCCCGAAGAACGAACTGTTCTGGATCGATCGGTGCGGACATGCCGCCATGATGGAACGGCCGGCGGAGTTCAATGCCATCCTGGACGGATGGCTCGGGAAGACATTGACCACGTAA
- the mraZ gene encoding division/cell wall cluster transcriptional repressor MraZ, producing the protein MLNLLGEYDVRLDAKGRLVLPSGLKKQVADSLSQGFVINRDVFQPCLVLYPQQVWDSTNRMLGRLNRFVGKNMEFIRRFTAGATHLELDGSGRLLLPKALMDEPKLGKELKLVGLGDRVEVWSKAGYAQMRREKVDLSKLAEDVMGSLGNDEAPGNIS; encoded by the coding sequence ATGCTCAACCTGCTCGGGGAATACGATGTGCGGCTGGACGCCAAGGGGCGCCTAGTTCTGCCCAGCGGGTTGAAGAAGCAGGTCGCGGATTCACTCTCGCAGGGCTTCGTGATCAATCGCGACGTCTTCCAGCCCTGCCTGGTCCTCTATCCGCAGCAGGTGTGGGACAGTACCAACCGCATGCTCGGCAGGTTGAACCGCTTCGTGGGGAAGAACATGGAGTTCATACGGCGCTTCACGGCCGGGGCCACGCATCTGGAACTGGACGGCAGTGGACGGTTACTGCTACCCAAGGCCCTGATGGACGAACCGAAGCTGGGCAAGGAACTGAAGCTCGTGGGACTCGGCGACCGGGTGGAAGTGTGGAGCAAGGCCGGCTACGCGCAGATGCGGCGCGAGAAAGTGGACCTGTCCAAGTTGGCGGAGGACGTAATGGGCAGCCTGGGCAATGACGAGGCCCCAGGGAACATATCATGA
- a CDS encoding YihA family ribosome biogenesis GTP-binding protein — protein sequence MENLKAEHLGSGREAAHWPKPSLPEYAFIGRSNVGKSSLINMLVGIHRLARVSNTPGRTRNVEHFRVEALKGKGQAWMLADLPGYGFAKTSKAERALWQGMIRTYLRERENLQCVFLLVDVRHDPQQNDLEMIQWLGDEQIPFVVLFTKSDKLKQPSIVSNIALFKRTLKKTWETLPHLIITSAENGKGRDEVLAFIMDVNLRWGV from the coding sequence ATGGAAAACCTCAAAGCCGAGCACCTCGGCAGCGGTCGCGAGGCGGCTCACTGGCCCAAGCCGAGCCTGCCTGAGTATGCATTCATCGGACGAAGCAATGTGGGCAAGAGCTCGTTGATCAATATGCTCGTGGGCATCCATCGCTTGGCCCGCGTGAGCAACACCCCCGGCCGCACGCGCAACGTGGAGCATTTCCGGGTGGAAGCCCTGAAAGGCAAAGGCCAGGCCTGGATGCTCGCCGATCTGCCCGGATATGGCTTCGCAAAAACAAGCAAAGCGGAGCGCGCCCTATGGCAGGGAATGATCCGCACCTACCTGCGCGAACGCGAGAACTTGCAATGCGTCTTCCTGCTCGTGGACGTTCGTCACGATCCCCAGCAGAACGACCTGGAGATGATCCAGTGGCTCGGCGACGAACAGATCCCCTTCGTCGTTCTTTTCACCAAGAGCGACAAACTGAAGCAGCCCTCCATCGTCAGCAATATCGCACTCTTCAAGAGGACCTTGAAGAAGACTTGGGAGACGTTGCCACACCTGATCATTACTTCTGCGGAGAACGGCAAGGGACGCGATGAGGTACTCGCCTTTATCATGGACGTGAATTTGCGCTGGGGTGTTTAG
- a CDS encoding PorT family protein, whose translation MKKVSAILCALALVVSSASAQDKSVRFGIKFAPNLGFFHPDTKELKNDGVRFGYTFGLMGDFMMGANQNYAVSTGLFLNNVGGKTTFPYGNENLLTESKYQYIEVPITLKLKTNEIGYMTYYGQIGFGAAFNIAAKSDFDWPDSTGKVVRFSGEKITDKTNLFKASLIVGAGLEFNFSGNTSAMIGVTYNNGFTNILKDKKVPVGTEERELRAKQNYIELSLGVFF comes from the coding sequence ATGAAGAAGGTCTCCGCAATTCTCTGTGCTCTTGCATTGGTCGTATCCAGCGCATCCGCACAGGACAAGTCCGTCCGCTTCGGCATCAAGTTCGCCCCGAACCTCGGTTTCTTCCACCCGGACACCAAGGAGCTGAAGAACGACGGTGTCCGCTTCGGCTACACCTTCGGCCTCATGGGCGATTTCATGATGGGCGCCAACCAGAACTATGCCGTCTCCACCGGTCTCTTCCTCAATAACGTGGGCGGAAAGACCACCTTCCCGTACGGCAACGAGAACCTGCTCACCGAATCGAAATACCAATACATCGAAGTGCCCATCACCCTGAAGTTGAAGACCAACGAGATCGGTTACATGACCTATTACGGCCAGATCGGCTTCGGTGCGGCCTTCAACATTGCAGCCAAGTCGGACTTTGACTGGCCGGACAGTACCGGCAAAGTGGTGCGTTTCTCAGGTGAGAAGATCACGGACAAGACCAATCTGTTCAAGGCCTCCCTGATCGTAGGCGCAGGGTTGGAGTTCAACTTCAGCGGCAATACCTCGGCGATGATCGGTGTCACATACAACAATGGTTTCACCAATATTCTCAAAGACAAAAAGGTACCCGTTGGTACTGAGGAAAGGGAATTGAGGGCGAAGCAGAACTACATCGAACTTTCGTTGGGGGTGTTCTTCTGA